Genomic DNA from Synechococcus sp. MU1643:
CGGGAGCCGCGCCGCTTTTTTTTCTGGATTACATGGCCACCGGCGCCCTAGCGCCATCGGCAATGGCCGAAGTTGTTGAGGGAATCGCCGATGGCTGCAGGCAAAGCGGCTGCGCCCTGCTCGGCGGCGAAACGGCCGAGATGCCAGGATTTTATCCCCAGGGGCGCTACGACCTCGCCGGTTTTTGTGTGGCCGTCGTCGAAGAAGACAAGCTCATTGACGGCCAACGAATCCAGCCTGGCGACAGCGTGATCGGTGTGGCCAGCAGCGGCGTGCACAGCAACGGCTTCAGCCTGGTGCGCAAGGTACTGGAACAGGCCAACGCAAATGCAAACACTGTGTATGGCGCCTACCAGCGCCCCCTGATCGGCGACTTGCTGGCGCCAACAACCCTGTATCCCGACCTGGTGCAGCACCTGCTGCATAGCGGATGCGAGCTCCACGGCATGGCCCACATCACCGGCGGGGGGCTTCCGGAAAACCTTCCGCGCTGCCTGCCGGAGGGCTGCTCTGCGCGCATCGATGCCTCTAGCTGGACGAGGCCACCCCTCTTCCGTTGGCTGCAGGAGGCCGGCGAGATTCCCGAACGGGACCTTTGGCACACGTTCAACCTCGGCATCGGCTTCTGCCTGGTGGTACCGGCGGGGAGCGAAGCCGCTGTGATCGAGCACTGCCGAAGCAAGAACCATCAGGCCTGGGTGATTGGCAACGTGACCTCCAACACCCCAGGCTGCGCCGCTGTTCTCGAAGGTGTGCCCGCCTGATTGCGTCAGTTTCAGACGGGTTTACTGCAGCTGACCGCTGGCCCA
This window encodes:
- the purM gene encoding phosphoribosylformylglycinamidine cyclo-ligase: MDYKSAGVDVEAGREFVQRIKGSVEATHRPEVIGGLGGFGGLMRLPAGLRKPLLVSGTDGVGTKLELAQEHDSHHGVGIDLVAMCVNDVITSGAAPLFFLDYMATGALAPSAMAEVVEGIADGCRQSGCALLGGETAEMPGFYPQGRYDLAGFCVAVVEEDKLIDGQRIQPGDSVIGVASSGVHSNGFSLVRKVLEQANANANTVYGAYQRPLIGDLLAPTTLYPDLVQHLLHSGCELHGMAHITGGGLPENLPRCLPEGCSARIDASSWTRPPLFRWLQEAGEIPERDLWHTFNLGIGFCLVVPAGSEAAVIEHCRSKNHQAWVIGNVTSNTPGCAAVLEGVPA